A stretch of DNA from Nocardioides sp. Arc9.136:
CGTCCCCGCCGAGCGGGCGATGCGCGACTACCAGCAGGCAGCCGTCGAGCTCGGGTTCCTCCACCACCGCTACCTGCGTGGTACGGCGCCGCCGGACTTCGCCGCGCGCGGTCACGAGTACGTCGCGAGGATAGGTGCCGTGCGCCCGTTCATCGCCTTCCCCGGACAGGTGGTACCCACCCGATGAGCCCGACCCAGCCGCAGGAGAACCCCGGACCGACCGGCGGGGACAGCCGGATGCTGACGGCGCTGGTGCAGCTGCGCAGCGCCCTCCAGGCGGCCGCGCTGCCGCTCGAGCTGCCCGGCGCGGAGGAGCAGCGCACCGCTCGCCAGGAGATGGTCGACCAGCTCGAGGACTACGTCATCCCACGGCTGATGACCATCGACGCGCCGCTGCTCACCGTCGTCGGCGGCTCCACCGGGGCCGGCAAGTCGACGCTGGTCAACAGCCTCGTCGGGACCCGCGTCACCACCCCCGGCGTGCTCCGGCCGACCACCCGGTCGCCCGTCCTCGTGCACCACCCCGACGACGCGGAGTGGTTCGGCCAGGACCGGCTGCTCCCGGACCTCGAGCGGGTGCAGCACTCCACCAACGACCCCGACGCCCTCCAGCTCGTCGCCTCGCCGGCCGTCCCGCAGGGCCTGGCGATCCTCGACGCGCCCGACGTGGACTCCGTCGAGGAGCGCAACCGCCTCCTCGCCGCCCAGCTGCTGGCCGCCGCGGACCTGTGGCTGTTCGTCACCTCGGCCGCGCGCTACGCCGACCAGGTCCCGTGGGGGTTCCTCAAGCAGGCGGCCGAGCGGTCCACCGCCGTCGCGATCGTGCTCGACCGGACGCCCGACGAGGCGATCCAGACCGTCGCGACGCACCTGGCCCGCATGCTCGCGAGCCGCGGCCTCAAGGACTCGCCCCTGTTCACCGTCACCGAGGGCCAGGTCGACGCCGACGGGCTGCTGCCCCCGCACCACGTGGCCGACATCCGGGGCTGGCTGGAGTCGCTGGCCGCGGACGCCGACGCACGCGGTGCCGTGGTCAAGCAGACGCTCGAGGGCGCGATCCGCACGCTGACGAACCGCTCGTTCGGCGTCGCCGCCGCCGCCGACGAGCAGGTGGAGGCCGCCCGCCGCCTGCGTGAGGACGCCGATCACGCGTACGACGCCGCGGCCGAGCAGATCCGCGCCGCCTGCGCGGACGGCACGCTGCTGCGGGGCGAGGTGCTGGCGCGGTGGCAGGAGTTCGTCGGCACCGGTGAGCTGCTCAAGTCGTTGGAGAACCGGGTCGGCTGGCTGCGCGACCGGGTGGTCAGCGCCGTCAAGGGCAAGCCGCAGCAGGCCGAGCGGGTGACGGTGGCCGTCGAGTCCGGGCTGGAGACCCTCGTCCTCGAGCACGCCGAGTCCGCCGCCGAGCGGGCCGAGGCGGCCTGGCAGCAGTACGCCGCGGGCCAGGCCCTGCTCGCGGGCGCCGACCAGGACCTCGGCCGCGCCTCGCGCGAGCTGCGCCGGCAGGTCGAGCGGGCCGTGCGCGAGTGGCAGCAGGACGTGCTCGAGATGGTCCGGGAGGAAGGCGCCGACAAGCGCACCACGGCCCGCTTCCTCGCCTACGGCGTCAACGGGCTCTCGGTCGCACTCATGGTCGTGGTCTTCGCCAGCACCGGCGGCGCGCTCGTCGGGGCCGAGGTCGGCATCGCCGGCGGCAGCGCGGTCCTGGGCCAGAAGCTGCTCGAGGCGGTCTTCGGCGACCAGGCCGTGCGGTCGCTCGCCGAGCGGGCCCGCCGCGCGCTCGACGTACGCATCTCCGAGCTGCTGGAGGCCGAGCGAGCGCGGTACACCTCCGTCCTCGACGGCCTCGAGCTCTCCGCCGGTGCGCCCGAGCGGCTGCGGGCGGCGTCCCGCCGGGTCGACGACCTGCGCTTCGCCGCGTCGCGGGGTGGGGCCGGGGACGGTGCGGACGACGGCGCCGGCTCGGGCTCCTGAGCGCGGGACGCCTAGGGTGTGTCAGGACCGATCGACCGAGCTGCTTGTAGGGAGACCATGACGTCCTTGCTCGAGGGTGCCAAGAAGCTGGTCACCCGGGGTACCGACATCGGTGCCCGGATCGAGGGCCTCGACGCGGCCGTGCAGGCCGGCCGGGGACGTCTCGACGACCAGCTGCTCGACGACGCGCACGCCGTCGCCGAGCGTGCCGCGGGTCGCCTGCGCCTCTCCGCCGACCACACGGTGGTCGGCATCGCCGGCGCCACGGGCTCGGGCAAGTCCTCGACGTTCAACGCGCTCACGGGCCTCGAGCTCTCCGCCGTCGGCGTGCGCCGCCCGACGACCTCCTGGGCGACCGCCTGCGTGTGGGGTGCGGACGGTGCGGCCGAGCTGCTGGAGTGGCTGGGGATCCCGCCGCGCCACCAGACCATGCGCGACTCCCTGCTCGACACCCGCCGCGAGGACGCGGCGATGGAGGGCGTGGTCCTGCTCGACCTGCCCGACCACGACTCCACCGAGGTCTCCCACCACCTCGAGGTCGACCGGCTCGTCCAGCTCGCCGACCTCCTCGTGTGGGTCCTGGACCCGCAGAAGTACGCCGACGCGGCGATCCACGACCGGTACCTCGTGCCGCTGCAGACCCACGCGGACGTCATGGTCGTGGTCCTCAACCACATCGACACGGTGCCCGAGGAGCGGCGCCAGGCGATGGTCGACGACGTGCGCCGCCTGCTCGACGCCGACGGGCTGCCCGGCGTGCCGGTCATCCCGGTCAGCGCGCGCCACGGCATCGGGCTCGACGAGCTGCGCGCCGAGATCGGGGAGCGGGTCAAGGCCAAGAAGATGACCCGGACCCGGCTCGAGGCGGACCTGCGCGGCGCGGCCGAGCGGGTGCAGGAGGCCAGCGGCACCGCGAAGACCCGTGCCCTCCCCGAGTCCCGGGTGGCGGACCTGGAGTCCGCGCTCGCCG
This window harbors:
- a CDS encoding GTPase family protein, which gives rise to MTSLLEGAKKLVTRGTDIGARIEGLDAAVQAGRGRLDDQLLDDAHAVAERAAGRLRLSADHTVVGIAGATGSGKSSTFNALTGLELSAVGVRRPTTSWATACVWGADGAAELLEWLGIPPRHQTMRDSLLDTRREDAAMEGVVLLDLPDHDSTEVSHHLEVDRLVQLADLLVWVLDPQKYADAAIHDRYLVPLQTHADVMVVVLNHIDTVPEERRQAMVDDVRRLLDADGLPGVPVIPVSARHGIGLDELRAEIGERVKAKKMTRTRLEADLRGAAERVQEASGTAKTRALPESRVADLESALAEAAGVPTVVAAVERSTRLRAGRATGWPVVSWLSGLKPDPLKRLHLDLGSAGKELTGQARSSMPVATPVQQARVDTEVRRLADDVSDGLGRPWVESVRRASTGRLGDLHDRLDLALSQTDLGVAKMPVWAGLVRVLQWLLVLAAAAGLVWTVLLVVSGTLGDDSTPKLAGIALPLVLLLGGVALGLLLALVCRFLVAATARRRAAVADRRLRTAVHDVAEELVVRPVEAELQAYTVVRNGLVAALK
- a CDS encoding GTPase domain-containing protein translates to MSPTQPQENPGPTGGDSRMLTALVQLRSALQAAALPLELPGAEEQRTARQEMVDQLEDYVIPRLMTIDAPLLTVVGGSTGAGKSTLVNSLVGTRVTTPGVLRPTTRSPVLVHHPDDAEWFGQDRLLPDLERVQHSTNDPDALQLVASPAVPQGLAILDAPDVDSVEERNRLLAAQLLAAADLWLFVTSAARYADQVPWGFLKQAAERSTAVAIVLDRTPDEAIQTVATHLARMLASRGLKDSPLFTVTEGQVDADGLLPPHHVADIRGWLESLAADADARGAVVKQTLEGAIRTLTNRSFGVAAAADEQVEAARRLREDADHAYDAAAEQIRAACADGTLLRGEVLARWQEFVGTGELLKSLENRVGWLRDRVVSAVKGKPQQAERVTVAVESGLETLVLEHAESAAERAEAAWQQYAAGQALLAGADQDLGRASRELRRQVERAVREWQQDVLEMVREEGADKRTTARFLAYGVNGLSVALMVVVFASTGGALVGAEVGIAGGSAVLGQKLLEAVFGDQAVRSLAERARRALDVRISELLEAERARYTSVLDGLELSAGAPERLRAASRRVDDLRFAASRGGAGDGADDGAGSGS